The following proteins come from a genomic window of Dongia rigui:
- the coaD gene encoding pantetheine-phosphate adenylyltransferase: MAEAVGAKRIGVYPGTFDPVTNGHMDIIRRACLLADRLIIAVSTNAGKGPLLTINERMSLMKSEIADPRNGLDPNKIEVRAFDNLLMHFVEQMGAHFIIRGLRAVSDFEYEFQMAGMNARLDPEVETVFLMASERQQFISSRFIKEIGRLGGRIDEFVSPQVDEYLKKIFSNGR; the protein is encoded by the coding sequence ATGGCTGAGGCGGTCGGGGCTAAGCGGATCGGGGTCTATCCAGGTACGTTCGACCCCGTCACCAATGGTCACATGGACATCATCCGGCGGGCCTGCCTGCTGGCGGATCGGCTGATCATTGCCGTTTCGACCAATGCCGGGAAGGGGCCGCTGCTCACCATCAACGAGCGCATGTCGCTGATGAAGTCGGAGATCGCCGACCCGCGCAATGGCCTGGACCCGAACAAGATCGAGGTCCGCGCCTTCGACAATTTGCTGATGCATTTCGTCGAGCAGATGGGCGCCCATTTCATCATCCGGGGCCTGCGCGCCGTCTCGGATTTCGAATACGAGTTCCAGATGGCCGGCATGAACGCGCGCCTCGACCCGGAGGTCGAGACCGTCTTCCTCATGGCCTCGGAACGACAGCAATTCATCTCCTCGCGCTTCATCAAGGAGATCGGGCGCCTGGGCGGTCGAATCGACGAATTCGTCTCGCCCCAGGTCGATGAGTATCTGAAGAAGATTTTTAGCAACGGCCGGTAA